The sequence TTGTGATTCGCTATGACAGATCtatctatggcaatctatggaaactttggtaatttatactcttaactttgaaaaaaaatctattcaTATTTTTTCTTGATCTGTATAACTGTGTCCATATTGCCTAAGAGTCTCTCTAGCAGATAGCTCATATGGTTAAAGAGAAAATAGCCTGATTAATGACAAAATAATCTCATCAACAATGACATAATTTGCAATTAtttctgcaactcttccaactactGACTTTTCACAACTGCCAACGGTTTGGCGTCTAAACATTTACAACAGACATATTGACATCGTAAAATAAATGAAAGCATGTtaaaatataaaggatatttcatgctgaaaccctcatattaaacaccaatggtattcactaagttgatgggcTATATTTAGGatcatgttttacagctttgtcattctatttttttGTTAATTTAAAGTAATCTTATTCTTTGTcatgttgtgaaaattctgtgtagtttactggtaaactttaaAAGTTACcggtaatataccctcccttcgCAACCCTAGATCCACGCAAACTCCCCGATTTGATTAATTGACCGATCGCCGTATGTAATGATGACCCCCCCTTCCCAATGTGACCCTTTTAGGTGAAGATCCACGCTGGCCCCAGGTTCGCCTCCTACCTGACCTTTAGCCCATCGGAGGTCAAGTCTCTGAGGACAGAATACGGGGATCTGGAGTGCTGCATCGAGGTGGTGGACAGCATGCAGGAGGCTATAGACCATATCCACAGATATGGCAGCTCCCACACCGACGTCATTGTTACTGAAAACGGTAGCTATGACTGTCTGGTTATGTAATAGTTGTGAgaagtttctctctttctcttttgtcTTCACCTTGATTCACCCAAGTTAGTCTGGGTGAGAGAGACAAAATCTCTCTTTCAAGAGAGACCTGTCCATCTCTCTTTTCCCCCCTTgtccctttcttcctctctttctctaataAGTAATGACAGCATTTTTTGGCTTCGTGTAAAACCTCCCCATGAGACTACTTTGAAGAGGACAGAACTGATTTGAATGTAAAATAGGTTTTGCTAAGGGATCTTTGTTATTAATTTATATGTAGTGATATGATTGATATTCTTCTTGAATGTTATTTTCCCCTCAAGTTTTATAATACATTTTGATGGAGTACTTTACTGACAATATCTAAGATAGGTTGAATTATAGATGGATTTCTAGTTGGTTCCGTGCAGAGGACAGAGCATTTTCTGTCTTTGTTCTACCATCTAGTGGCCACAGATTGTATAATATGTCGATCTAAATTGAATGATCTGTTGTGTGTAATAGAGGAAATATAgctgagagatgatgagagatGATGACTGATGGTAGCTGTGATGATGATTCTTACAGAGGACACAGCAGAGCAGTTCCTGCAGCAGCTGGACAGTGCTTGTGTGTTTTGGAACACCAGTTCACGATTCGCAGATGGATACCGCTTCGGACTGGGTATGCatagttttttaaattttttatcacTGACTTCCTGTTCAACTATCTCACTCACTCCCTGTCTCACTCCCTCTAGGTGCTGAGGTGGGCATCAGTACAGCTCGTATCCATGCCCGGGGCCCTGTGGGCCTTGAGGGTCTCCTCACCACCAAGTGGGTTCTGAGAGGAGACGGTCACACTGCAGCGGACTTTTCTGAACACGGCACCTTGAAGTACCTCCACGAGAACCTGCCAGTCACACAGCCACAGCCCAGACAGATGGCTGCCCAGCGTGAGGACTGACAGAGGACCTCCGAACAAGAGACACGCTCAACCACTTCCCCGAGAGCAAAGCAATCCCCTGGTACCAAAAAAAACACTCTCATTGTCTTATTCATTCAGTCTGGATCAGAGTTTACATCGATTTTAAATCTACCTCTGCTCTCAAAAGTTTAATTGCGGGGTTTACCTCACTCAGTATTCCAGTCACTGCTTGTTCATGGGCCCTGCCTGTGACCAAGCAGTGAATCCACTCATTATAGGTAACATTGACCCTGTTGGACTGTAGAAGGTCTCACATCCTTGGTTCAGGCCTTAATTGGTCTAGAAAATATTATACACAATAGGGATGGGTTAGTTACGTATACGCTCTGCAGGACACACACCTAATGGGAATCGTTGCTTAAGCTATTTTACATCAGCGTTATTATCACTATCAAGAGGTTTCCCCTCTTGGTTTTAGTTCCTTTTGATTGGTCTGTTGTGCTGTACACTTACGAGTGGCTGCTCAATCAGGTCAGACCCTTACCCTGAAAGTATTGATTTGGTCTCACACAAGAGACTAACGTTTACATTTACTCTAATTAGAAGTGATACAATTGCACAACCAAACCAGTTTTTATGCTAGGTTTAAGACTAAACCTAATTTGGGAAAGGTACTGATGTGTCATTTTATATAGTGCTTGAAGTATAGGTCTTCATGGCCAAAAATTGTAGGAATTGCTGTTAACATTACTACTGCAATCCTTATTTATATGCGGTTAAATGACTAGTGATGAACCACTGGATAAACAATATTTAAGTCTTAAATGTCTTTTGTCATAAAAATATGAGATTGATGAATAAGAAATTGACCCGATCTGATTCGTAAGCCTTCAAGTTAGATTTTATGTATAAGACTTTATGTCCTTCTTTTGAATGCAGATGATTTATTCTCCTGCTTTTTTCATGCTGTCTATTAATGTGGAATTTACAGTGCCCAGAGCCTCTGTCAAACACAAGAGCAGTAATTGACAAGCTGCTTCCCATCTCATCCAAGGGACTACTGCCTTAAGATACAGTGCCGTTGTAACATTCCAGCCTATGAGCTTTATATCTGATGTCAAGTAACGCACTCCACAGATCAGTTCAGGTTTTTTGTAATTCATAGACCGTATTGTAGAATAAAAGTTTTTGTTGAATATGAATTGGATTTATTTTGTATGGGATTTTACATGCATACCACCACTCTTTCTACTTCCACAAATATCAAATTAGCACCAAAGAAGTCATACTGATCTGAAAACAAACGTCTAAAAATACTTTTTAATGGTTCTCATCTGGGAATAGGACTTTGCTGTAAGTGGGGCATGGAAGATTGAAGACAATACTATAGAGGTTTAATTATCCAGCTATCAGGAAAGAAAGCGGGAAAGAACTGAGACTAATAATGGAATCACAGAGTATATTCTTCTGTGATTTTTCTACTCGCAGATAAAGAATTCATCCTCCAAAACGCACTACTTACCCTTCAATCAGCCTCCCATCACAAATACAAAGGGTTCATAGACGAAGAATAGACAGGGTCTACTCAGATCTCACTGTTTTTGTACTCTTTCTTTGGAAGGAGCTTGATATTTGTAATGCGAAGAATGACTTGCAGAGGTAGAGAGTCTGATACATGGATGTTGAATATTAAGCCGGTCTAGAATGGCCAATTGAGGGATCATGCAGCTTTAGGCCTATTCGATGAGAGATCATGTAGCTTTTGGCCTAGTAGGTTCCTATACGTGTTTATTTCATTACCATATAGAGGTAAATATACtggaacacatacagtacataatgtACATGGCTGATACTAGATTGAGATCACTGCATCATCATATCCTCCGACATGAACTTCCATTTACGACAGACGTCAAGCACCCTGTGAATCTCCTGTCATCTTTTCTCTGACGTTTCTCCGTTTAGGCAGAGCCAAATCCCATGTTGCACACTGTTGACACACTGATGACCGTGGGGATTGGAGTCCACGTATATCAGAGGACGCAGGGCAAATGACCGGACTTTTACAGCAAAGTCAACAGTCCTTTAATTGAACATTACTCAAGGCCAAAACTCATATTTCTTATTTTGCTTGATCTTAAGAGACTCTCAAAAGTGTTCCCTGCTGAGCTTCACATTTTTTTGGAATCAATAATTAACGGTCAAAGTTATTTATTCATGTGTATCTTTGCCAATTATGGGCGTCTAATTAACAATTTCAATAATTGATATTTATTTCTGAAAGGGTTTCGTATCTCTGGCTGATGAAAAATGCATGAGCAGGGATGCAAacgtggttttgtttttttggttCTGAGAGGGCTTGATGCTCGGGGCTAGTACCAGGACACTTTGACTCTTCCTCTTTGAGTTGGCGCTATCCCTGTGATGTGGGTCTAATACGGGCTTCTTTCATGAACCCCAAGCGCCTGCTCGGCACCATGTGATCTCATAAAAACTCCTACAAGACTATCCTCATATAgccttttttttgttctttaataACCGGCTTCAAAGAATAATATCAGTTTCCATGATCATTTTGCTTTGTGTATGAGGGGGGGAAGATCTCATCAGTCTGCAGAAACTGGTCGAGTTGGACCTTGGTGCATTTCCCTCTGTGGCTATCCAACTCCATGGCTAATGTTTGAAACTCCAAAGAATTACCGCTAACAAAAGTATGCATAAAAGTGTGTTCCTGTAACCTCTTTTGATAATGAGGGTAGTTTagaaggatcggacccttttctcaattttcgcctaaaatgacataaccaaatctaactgcctgtagctcaggacctgaagcaaggatatgcatattcttgataccatttgaaaggaaacactttgaagtttgtggaaatgtgaaattaatgtaagagaataacacattagatctggtaaaagataatacaaacaaaaaaaacatgttttctatatatttgttccatcatctttgaaatgcaaaagaaagCCATACATTGAGATAGGATCCTAGGTGTCATTTAGAAAAGTTTCAGTGAACAATTACATCGCTACACAAtatctgccaggagtttgcccaaatgtgcggaattgggtgtggagccagagacagaggtggggtcaaactgtagaacccagttcctacatttgaatataaaaatagttttttttcaaacaaaactacattttatctctgggaccttCAGAGGTGAATCTATCAAACCATTTGCatgtgttttgttgtgttttgttgttgtgcactatcctcaaacaatagcatggtcttttttggctgtaatagctactgtaaattggacactgcagttagattaataagAATTTAAGCTCTCTGCCCATATAAGgcatgtctatgtcccggaaagtttGCTGTTGTTTACTCAGTTTTCTAGTCACATTatcgcatattgagcaacaactgtcccggtttagggacaccgatGTTGCAGAGGTTAATAACAAAAAAGGCCCTTTGGTTGACTTTGATCAAGTTTTCATTTATTTTGCTTCTAATAGAACAGGAGGTTGAGGGCTGGCAAAGCACATCATTCTGCTCTGTAACAACAAAAGCCAGAGAGTCCATCACTGTTACCATACGAGCATCGCCTGGGCCCCGAGGTCTACTTTCCCAGTCTAAGCAAAGCAGCAAAGACCCAACACCAACTGGTCCAAAACCCCCAATCACGTTAATGTGATTTCAGGGTCAGAAGACCACAGTAGATACACAACAGTCAAACAGTGCTAGCAATAAAGGGTAGGGGTACAGGATTTATAATAGGGTTGCATTAAGGGAGGATGAGGGGGTCTCAGTTGACCTTCAGGGGGTCTCGGTGACCCGTCTCAGGGAGCCGATGGTGGGGCTGGAGCTTCCCCACTCGCTGTGCCTCCTGTACTCGCCAGGACGAAGGAAGTACTGACGACCCCTGTAGTGGGGGTGTTCGTGGAGGATCCAGTAACCCTCCATGACGTTGGCGGAGGAGATGTCTCGGCTGTGGAAGCGCTCGTGAAGGTCGGGGCAGTCCTCCATCACCTCCATGTTCTGACCCCCGAAGTCAGAGCGCTCGTAGATCTTCATCCTGTAGTTTCCATGATACTGGGAAAGAAGAAGACAGACGAAATGGAGAATGGATATAGTAAATTATActgttgacttgacaaacaataTATAGATGGTAATGTAAATGTTCCATAAAGAGAATGAAACATAACTTCAACCATGAAGTTTGTGAAGAAGAAATGTACCGTGTTTTAAAACAAGGTGTTCAAAATAGTGAATTTTTAACAAATTTGTGAATCTATTTGTCATAGCCTCAGCCAAATGTCGGTAAGATTCTCGAACAAGTAATGACAGTAAATGCTAAGATAGAAAAAAATCTGTAGATACTGCGGCCCTCAACTCAAGGGACTGAAAACTATGTGGGACTGAGGACACCTGATGTAGTACACTCACAGGGGGCACCATACGGCAGGAGCGGATGCAGTCGTTGAAGCCAGCCCATCGCTGGTAGTCGGGGTACTCGCCCTTGTTCAGCATGTATTGGTAGCCAGTGTAGTTGGGCTTCTCGTAGGCCACCCAACAGCCACTTTCCACCTTTATGGAGTTACAGCGGCTGAAGTGGTTGTGCATCTCAGCACAGTCGCTGCTGCACTCATAGTGCCGGCCCTGGAAGTTCTTATCCTCGTAGAAGATTATCTacaagagagagatggaaactTAAAATGATACACGCATGATAACACATATTGAGGAAATGTTTTACAACATATCACAGAATAAAAACAGAATTCCATTTTCATTCAAATTATTTTTATCATTAACTGCAATCCAATATACACAATTTATGATGTATGATTGAAATAAACCAAGCTTATCatcataatatatatttttagtacATGTGACTAAGAAGAGAGTGTTATTGGACCAGTAATAAATTATCCACTTCTCATTTTCATCTCCCAAAAACCACACATCCTTGAGGCCCCAAGCCCTGCCCACAGGTGATACTTCATTGTTGCACGCACTTCACCTGTCACAGGTGATGCTGCTCATCACCACGTGACCCATTTGATGTTCATTGTTTTGAAAGGCTAGAAAGTATGCAAGCAATTTAGTAAAATAATTTTTAAAAGTCAACAGAAAGCAAGCAAAACAACTCGACAAGAGGAGCAAATGACTTCCGTCTTCTGGTTTCGTTATATATCTGGAAAATTTGAtcgctgacaagcaaaacattttgggactatgtcaacaatgggctaatgaaacaaataccatggagttttcctttaagtttAACTGTAAGACTGAACAAGTGAAAAACGtttgtaaaatgtaaaaagaCACGCTACTTACACAAGTAGGCGCCTAGCAATTATTGAAGTCCACATAGGTCTAAATGTGAATTAAATTAATCTGTTAATTTACAAAATGTGAACATACCAAAAGTGTTAATTTTAAAATACAAGAATAATCTACGTAATGTGTtgcaaaatgtaaatgttttgtcgGGCCACAGTTAACCCATTCATA is a genomic window of Salmo trutta chromosome 10, fSalTru1.1, whole genome shotgun sequence containing:
- the LOC115201080 gene encoding gamma-crystallin M2-like; translated protein: MGKIIFYEDKNFQGRHYECSSDCAEMHNHFSRCNSIKVESGCWVAYEKPNYTGYQYMLNKGEYPDYQRWAGFNDCIRSCRMVPPYHGNYRMKIYERSDFGGQNMEVMEDCPDLHERFHSRDISSANVMEGYWILHEHPHYRGRQYFLRPGEYRRHSEWGSSSPTIGSLRRVTETP